Within the Streptomyces europaeiscabiei genome, the region GTACGACGCGGTACGGATGGCGCCGGGGACGGTGTAGCCGTTGGGGTCGAGGAGGCGCAGTTCGAACATGGGTTTCCCCCTGGGGATGTGGTGCGTTGTCGGCTCCACCACCATAGGCCATACTCCATTGCGTGCGCAATGGCGTTGCCCGGATTGTTCGGGACCACGAAGAAGGGGCCAGCCCGAAGGCCAGCCCCTCCACCCGCTGAAGTCCCGTCTACGCCACGGCCGAGACCTCCACCGGCCGCACCGGCGACGGCTCGACACCCGCCTCACCGCGCTCGCGTGCCTTCGATCGCTCCCACGATCGCTTCACAGCGTCCACGTTCATCCCCAGCCGCTCAGCAATTACGTCGTACCCCATCCCCCGACGCCGGCCGACCTGGACCGCAAGGCGCCGCTCGTCCCGGCTCAGCCTCATCTCGCCGCGCTGGCCCGGGGCGAGTGCACGGTGCACCGCCACCACATCCATCCCACCCCGCACCCTCACCAGCCCCGGCGCGTGGTCCCGTACGGCCTTCTCCGACCTCGACGGCGCCGTCTGGAGCGGGGCCCCGTGCTCGTCGAAGTCCACCCACGCCAGCGCCTGGCGAATCGACCGGTCCGGATCCACCAGTGCAGCCAGCACGACCGCCACAGCCTCCAGCTCGTGCCGAGACAGCCCCATCAGCCGGGTCCTGATGTCCTCCGCGGATCCCTCGTGGACGTCGACGGCCAGGCCGGCCGCCTCCGGCAACAAGGCCTCCACCATGTCGCCGCGCTGCTCCGCGCTCATCCCGCTCATGCCACGTCCTCCAGCGCCTTCGCGTCCTGTGCGGCGTCCTCGGCCTCCCAGGCGCGGGTGGCCTGCTGCAGCGCCGTCACCGACACCTGCAGATGGGCGGCGACGTCCCGGCTTCCTGCCCCGAGGGAACGGAGTTCCTCGACGACGGTCCGGGACTCGTCGCGTACCAGCTCCCAGAGCAGGCGGCGGTCGCCTCGCCCGCGGTGCGGCAGCACGCTGCCCTTGTCGCCCAGCCACCACACCGCGAGCCGCACCGTCACCGGCGCCGCGATCACGCTGTACCGCCTGCGCAGCTCGACGGCGACCTCCTCGGCCGTGAGATGCCCGCGGCGAAGCGGCCTCATCCTCGCCCTCCAAGCCAGCGACGCCAGTTCGCCGGCCTGCTCCCAGTTCGGGACGTTCCCCAGGAGCGCCTCACAGCGCAGGGCCCGCCGCTGAACTGCCGTCAGCCCGCCGGAGACACCCCACCGCATGTAGTAGGAGCCCTCCTCGTACTCCAGGATGTCGGTCAGGCAGGACGTACGGGACGGGCAGCCCCGGCACAGGCCCTGCATGAGCCGCTGAGTCTTCTCCGAGTCGGCGAAGAACTCCTCCGAGTCCTTGCCCCGGCAGGCCGCAGCCTCGCTCCAGCTGCTAGCCGAGACGAGCGGACGGTCGACTGTGATGGTCATGAAGCTGCTCCAGTGAGGATGTAGAGACGGATGGTCGCGCCGGGCTCGTCCAGGGCCTCGGGGTCCTCCCCCGGGTAGACCTTCCGGATCGTCAGCTCGGTGATCTGCGAGTCGTCCTTGATGACCCCGGACTCCGACAGCGAGTCCAGGCAGGCGCGGGCGTGGTGATCGATGTCCGTGCTCGAACGGGTGATCGGCCAGGTCCGACGCCGCTTCGGCGCGGTCTTCGGCTTCGGCACCGTGACCGCGATGACCGCCCGGGTGGGCACGTCCGCATACAGGCCGTGCTTCTGCTTCACCACCTGGCAGATGGCACAGGTCCCGTCCCAGTCGGCGAACCCATGCGCCCCCGTGGCCTCGCGGGCGGCCGTGATGATGTCCTTCCGCCACGGCTTGAGGACCTTCGCGTTGCTGTGCACGGCGGGCCGGCCCTTCCCCATGAAGGACACGCGGCCCTGCCCGGCCGGAACGCCGTACACGGTGATGTCGGCGACCTGCTGCCAGGTGATGCCCGGGATCTGATCGGACTCGGTCATGGTCACGGTGTGGGATCTCCTGGTCAGGCGACGCTGGTCTGGGAACGGAACTGGGTAGCCTCGGCGCGCAGGCGTCGGCACTCGGTGAGGCGCATGTCGAGCGTGTTGCGGTAGTGCTCGGCGCGGGTCCGCCACTCACAGGCCTGAGGGTTCTCGACGAGCTGGCGGGAGACCTTGGCGTGCAGGCTCTTGAGCGCCCAGCGCCAGCGCGTGAGGTTGTCGGGATGCCGGAGCGCGAGCCGGTCGGCGACGCTGGCGGTGTTCTTCGCGTCGGAGTCGACCAGCCTCATGAAGGCGCCACTGACGAGGGCGCGGATCCGGGCGACGTTCCCCGGGTCCGGAGGCTCGTACGCGGGAAGGTCCTGGTCCGTGCTCCGGCTCAGGTGCCACTTCCCGCATATGCACTCGTAGGGGAACAGTGCGGTGCCGTACCGGATGCCGTCCTCGGTGCGCGCGAACTCGGCATCCGGGTGGGTGTCGTACACCCGCTTCCACGGCGTGTGGCAGGGCCTCGCCATCACGAACCCACCGCAGGGAACGCATCGTGGGTGCGGCCGTCCAGCTCCCGGCCGGCGGCCTTCTTCCCGACACGCTGGACAGTGGCCCAACCCTCAAGGTGGTCGTTCACGCCCCACGCGCCGTGTCCCTGGGTGCGTCCGTCAGCCGGGTGGACGTACAGGACCCGCTTCTCGTCCCAGACGTCCACGGAGGCGCGGGCGGCCACGTCGATCCGCCCTCGGTCGGCCCACTCGCCGTTCTGCTTGTGGAAGTAGGCGATGCCGTAGTCCTGGCACTGGTCGCGCAGGGAGCGGAACCAGTCGGGGTGGGCGGGACGGGCCTTGCGGCCGGACTCTCCGCCAGTGATCAGCCAGTTGGGGGCGATCAGGTCGGGGCATCCGCCGGTGCAGAATCCGCCCGCGAAGTCGTGGACGGGGCAGTGGGTGTGTCCGCGGTGCAGCTTGACAGGGCCGAGGAGAGGTTCGCAGGACAGGAAGCGGACGGCTGCCGGGGTCTGCATGAGCGGCCGGATGCGGATGTCGGCCCACTGCTGGTTCTCCACGCTGACGCCCAACCACAGGTTCGGCAGCGGCCACACCCACTGGTCGGAGGGCAAGCCCTTGCCGAGCGCGCGGCGGCGGACGCTGTCGACGAAACCGGTGTCGGTCAGCAGGCTCCGCATGCGGGCGTGCCGCTTCGTCAGGAGCTGAAAGGTATGCCGGCGGGCGGCGGCCATCACGCCGAAGATGTCCGCGATCCACTCCTGGGAGATGTCCGCGTGGAAGAGATCGCTCATGGAGTTCACAAAGACGCGGGTGGGCTTCCGCCAGGACAGCGGGTCGTTGACCTTGTTCGCGCGGACCTGGACGTCGAAACCGTGCGGGAACGCAGCGTGCCCCCGAAACCGCTCGGCGATCGTCTCGGCATAGCAGTTGTCGCACCCCGCGCTGATCTTGGAACACCCCGTTGCCGGATTCCAGGTACGTCCGGGGGTGCCGTCGTCGTTGCGGGTCCACTCGATGGTCGTCGTCTCAGCCATGGCGCTTCTCCCTGTCCTTCTGCATGGCAAGCACGTCGGTCACGGTGTGGCCGTTTACGGTGACCAGCGGAGCCTGCTCCTTCGCGAGGCGGAGCGCGGTGTCGAGGTCGAAGCGGTGCGCGTCGAGCCAGGCCTCGCCCCGGTCGTACTCCTTGACTCCGTGGTCCCAGGTGCCGTCGGCCCCGAGGCACATGTCGCCACCGCGGATGACGGCGTACCGGCCCGAGCCCCGGTACTGCACCCGGGTGCTGAAGATGAACGAATCGACGCAGTCCTCCGGGACACAGCTCACGGAGTACTCGGTGGCCAGCACGGTGGCCTCCGGAACGGTGAGGGCTTCCTTCGCCGCCCGTTCGGTGACGGCGCGGTACCAGTCGGGGATGGTGTTGTCGCTCACGGCTGGGGGTGCTCCTTCGGGCGGTCGGCGACGGGGCGCCGGGTGAGGGCGTCGGCGCGGGCGTGGAGGGCCACGACGGGCGCCTGGGTGGGGTCGGCGTCGGCGAGGGCGGCTTTCACCGCGGTGACGCCGAGGGCGATCGCCCGCTGGGTCTTCGGGTCGTGCCGGGTGCAGTCGGTGGCCTGGTCGCTGAACTCGGTGAGGGCGAGCGGGCCTTCGATGCGGGCGTGGTGCCAGCGGGCGTGGCTGCACAGCTGGTGGGCGGTGAGCTTCTGCGGGTTGGGGTGGTAGACGAGGCGGGTGCCGGTGTCCAGGAGTGCGGTGGCGTGTCCGGTACTCATCCCAGTCCACACGTCGATCAGGGCGGGGACGGCGAGGGTTCCGGCGTACAGCGCGGCGGAGGCGGCGTGCGCGTGGAGGTCGAAGTACTCCGGGATGTCGCGCAGGTCGATGACCGTGGGCTTCTTGAGGCTGACTCCGTGGCGCGCGTGCTCGGTGGGGCGTTCGGTGGTGGTGTTCACGACGGTGCTCCGTCCTGCGGGTGAGATGCCGGTTCGGGGTGGTGCTCCAGTGCGTGTGGTCAGGCGGTGATCTGCTGGGCCCGGTCGATGAGGCGGAGCGCGGTCTCCTCGGTGACGCAGAGGGCAAGCGCGATGTCCGGCACGGTCCGGCCCTTGCGGGCGAGTTGCAGGGCCTCGCGGGCGTGGGCGTCGACGCGGTCCTCGGCACGGACGTACGACTGGCCTGTGCGCAGGGCCTGCCCGGCGGTGCGGCGGGCGTGCCGCTCGAGGTGCTGGTCGTAGGCGTCGGTGCAGCGTTGGCAGCGGCATCCGTGCGTGGGTACGCCGGCGGCGGTTCCGTGCCAGGTCTCCCGGCCGGTGTAGAGGGCGCGGCCTTCCTGGGCGTCGGGCATCCAGCCCGGGGCGAGTTCCACGACGACGCGCGTCGTGGAGGTCTCGGTGACCTTGTCCGGGCAGGGGCTGGGGCAGCGGGCGCACAGGGCGGCGGCCTGGACGCGTGCGGTCTGCTGCTCTTTCTGCGGCACGTCGTCGAACAGAGCGTCATACACCGACGCGTTGCCGACGCACGGCAGGGGGCGCTGGAGCAGCGTTCCGGTGCTCACCGGTGGCCTGCCTGGTGCTTGCGTCCGCTGTCCGTCTCCAGCTCGAGCTGGACCGCCTTGACGTAGGCGGAGTAGCCCTGGGAGTAGGCCAGGTTCGGGTGGAAGTCGGCGATGTATCCGGCGCGGATGTCGAGCTCTTCGAACGTGAGGGTGGCGTGGTCGTCGTAGGCGTCGGCGCGGCCGGCGCTCCGGTCGAGGTCGTCGGCGGACAGGCCGCCGGTGGAGGGGGCGATGGTCTGGATGGTCATGACGATGCTCCAGGGGGTGTCAGGCGACGGCGTCGGCGAGGTCGGCGTCGAGCTGGTCGGTGTCGAGCGCGAGGGCGTGGACGCGGACGGAGGCGCCGTCGGTCCGGCTGGTGCGGGTGTCGAGGGTCCACAGCACGACGCCGGGCCCGGCGGGCTGGCGGGTGATGCGTCCGCCGAGGGCGAGGTACCAGGCCGTCAGCTCGGGGAGGCCGGTGGTGAAGACGTGGGCGGCGCCGTCGTGGTCGGAGATGCGGCCGTGCGGGAGTCCGTTGTAGTCGGCGGTGACTTCGGCTTTGACGGCGGCGTCGAGGCGGCGGATGGCGTGCATGGCGGGCTCCCCTTGGCGGGTGCGGTGGTGGAGTCCGGCCCGGCCTCAGGAGGCGGGGGCTCGACCGTGGCCGGGCCGGAGACTGAGGGTGGTTCAGGCGCTTTCGCGGTGGGCGTCGGCGCAGTCGGGGCACTGGACGCGGCCGAGGTTGTAGCCGCCGCTCTCCTCGATGACGTGGGCGTCGGCGTGGGTGGGGTCGAAGATGACGCCGCAGTAGCAGGAGCAGCCGCACCGGCGGATCTCTCCGCTCGCGGGGAGGGTGATTCCGGCGATGAGGGCGGCGATGCGCATGAGGGCCCGGTAGGTGGTGTTGTCCCCGGCGACGTCGGCCTCGTCCATGACCTCGTCGAACTTGTCCTGCTGGAGGTGGGTGAGGCGGCTGTAGTCGGCGGTGGGGGCCTTCTGGGTGCGGGCAGCGGTCATCACGGCCATGGGTGGGCTCCTGAACTGGGGTACTCCGTCAGGCCGTTGAAGTGGGGCCTGTCGTTGTCGGCATGACCACAGTAACCCATACTCCATTGCGTCGCAATGGTTCTGTCTGGTTCTTGGGCATGAAAGAAGCCCCGCCCCAGGAACTCCGGGTCAGGGCTTCAACAGAAGGGTGCGGCAGGGGCCGCCGGCGGGTCAGGATCTGCCTCGCTCGCGGGCCTCGACCTCCCGCGCGTGAATGACGAGCAGGTCGCTCCAGGAGGCACAGTCGGCGCGCTGGACCCGGTCCACCGGGATGCCGTGCTTCGTGCACCACCGCTTCAGGGTGCGGACGGAGGCCTCGTGCCCGGTCTCAC harbors:
- a CDS encoding RusA family crossover junction endodeoxyribonuclease, whose translation is MTESDQIPGITWQQVADITVYGVPAGQGRVSFMGKGRPAVHSNAKVLKPWRKDIITAAREATGAHGFADWDGTCAICQVVKQKHGLYADVPTRAVIAVTVPKPKTAPKRRRTWPITRSSTDIDHHARACLDSLSESGVIKDDSQITELTIRKVYPGEDPEALDEPGATIRLYILTGAAS
- a CDS encoding DUF5131 family protein — translated: MAETTTIEWTRNDDGTPGRTWNPATGCSKISAGCDNCYAETIAERFRGHAAFPHGFDVQVRANKVNDPLSWRKPTRVFVNSMSDLFHADISQEWIADIFGVMAAARRHTFQLLTKRHARMRSLLTDTGFVDSVRRRALGKGLPSDQWVWPLPNLWLGVSVENQQWADIRIRPLMQTPAAVRFLSCEPLLGPVKLHRGHTHCPVHDFAGGFCTGGCPDLIAPNWLITGGESGRKARPAHPDWFRSLRDQCQDYGIAYFHKQNGEWADRGRIDVAARASVDVWDEKRVLYVHPADGRTQGHGAWGVNDHLEGWATVQRVGKKAAGRELDGRTHDAFPAVGS
- a CDS encoding WhiB family transcriptional regulator gives rise to the protein MTITVDRPLVSASSWSEAAACRGKDSEEFFADSEKTQRLMQGLCRGCPSRTSCLTDILEYEEGSYYMRWGVSGGLTAVQRRALRCEALLGNVPNWEQAGELASLAWRARMRPLRRGHLTAEEVAVELRRRYSVIAAPVTVRLAVWWLGDKGSVLPHRGRGDRRLLWELVRDESRTVVEELRSLGAGSRDVAAHLQVSVTALQQATRAWEAEDAAQDAKALEDVA